One Cedecea neteri DNA segment encodes these proteins:
- the rodZ gene encoding cytoskeleton protein RodZ, with translation MNTEATNESNAAQTTGQRLRNAREQMGLSQQAVAERLCLKVSTVRDIEDDKAPAELASTFLRGYIRSYARLVHIPEEELLPMMAKQAPIKAAKVEPMQSFSLGKRRKKRDGWLMSFTWLILFVVIGLTGAWWWQNHKAQQEELSTMADQSTTELSASSGQSVPLNTGSDTSTDAASTSTPAQPVELPTPVESTASSSAPAQQTAATDAAQQSAVVAPSQAPVDNAQTTPAPTAGQLPTDQAGVNQSADASQGLSMHFTADCWLEVTDASGKKLFSGLQRKDAKLDLAGKAPYKLKIGAPSAVQVQYQGKPVDLSRFIRTNQVARLTVGAE, from the coding sequence ATGAATACTGAAGCCACTAACGAATCAAATGCAGCACAAACCACAGGCCAGCGTTTACGTAATGCACGTGAGCAAATGGGGCTCAGCCAGCAGGCTGTAGCCGAACGCCTGTGCCTGAAAGTTTCCACCGTCAGGGATATCGAAGACGACAAGGCGCCTGCCGAGCTGGCGTCGACTTTCCTGCGTGGCTATATCCGCTCTTATGCGCGACTGGTTCATATTCCTGAAGAAGAGCTGTTGCCGATGATGGCGAAACAGGCGCCGATTAAGGCAGCCAAAGTTGAGCCGATGCAAAGCTTCTCTCTTGGTAAGCGTCGTAAAAAGCGCGACGGCTGGCTGATGAGTTTTACCTGGCTGATTCTGTTCGTAGTGATTGGCCTGACGGGCGCATGGTGGTGGCAAAACCACAAAGCTCAGCAGGAAGAGCTGTCTACGATGGCCGACCAGTCAACCACCGAACTTTCTGCAAGCAGCGGCCAGTCTGTGCCGCTGAACACCGGCAGTGATACTTCTACCGATGCAGCATCTACATCAACCCCTGCGCAACCTGTTGAACTGCCTACGCCAGTGGAGAGCACCGCTTCTTCTTCTGCGCCAGCCCAGCAAACGGCTGCTACAGATGCGGCTCAGCAATCTGCCGTTGTGGCGCCAAGCCAGGCACCAGTTGATAACGCCCAGACAACGCCAGCGCCAACTGCAGGCCAACTGCCAACCGACCAGGCTGGCGTAAATCAGAGCGCGGATGCCTCTCAAGGGCTGTCCATGCACTTCACCGCTGACTGCTGGCTGGAAGTCACCGATGCCAGCGGCAAAAAGCTGTTTAGCGGCCTGCAGCGCAAAGATGCGAAGCTCGATTTAGCGGGTAAAGCACCTTATAAACTGAAAATTGGCGCCCCGTCAGCAGTACAGGTTCAATATCAGGGTAAACCTGTGGACCTGAGTCGCTTTATCAGAACTAACCAGGTTGCACGTCTCACTGTCGGTGCTGAATAA
- a CDS encoding bifunctional tRNA (adenosine(37)-C2)-methyltransferase TrmG/ribosomal RNA large subunit methyltransferase RlmN, with amino-acid sequence MSEMNTPEATPVVVSNKAEKINLLDLNRQQLREFFAELGEKPFRADQVMKWMYHYCSDDFDEMTDINKVLRNKLKEIAEIRAPEVAEEQRSADGTIKWAIKIADQLVETVYIPEEDRATLCVSSQVGCALECKFCSTAQQGFNRNLRVSEIIGQVWRAAKIIGAQKKTGVRPITNVVMMGMGEPLLNLNNVVPAMEIMLDDFGFGLSKRRVTLSTSGVVPALDKLGDMIDVALAISLHAPTDDIRDEIMPINKKYNIETFLAAVRRYLEKSNANQGRVTVEYVLLDHVNDGTEHAHQLAECLKDTPCKINLIPWNPFPGAPYGRSSNSRIDRFSKVLMSYGFTTIVRKTRGDDIDAACGQLAGEVIDRTKRTMRKRMQGEPIAVKAV; translated from the coding sequence ATGTCTGAAATGAACACGCCTGAAGCAACACCTGTTGTTGTTTCCAATAAAGCCGAAAAAATTAACCTGCTCGATCTCAACCGCCAGCAGCTGCGCGAGTTTTTCGCCGAGCTGGGTGAGAAACCTTTCCGTGCGGATCAGGTCATGAAGTGGATGTATCACTACTGCAGTGATGACTTCGACGAAATGACGGACATCAACAAGGTCCTGCGCAATAAGCTGAAAGAGATCGCCGAGATTCGTGCACCTGAAGTTGCTGAAGAGCAGCGTTCTGCCGACGGTACCATCAAGTGGGCAATCAAAATTGCCGACCAACTGGTGGAAACGGTGTATATCCCGGAGGAAGATCGCGCCACGCTGTGTGTTTCTTCTCAGGTTGGCTGTGCGCTGGAATGTAAATTCTGCTCAACCGCGCAGCAGGGCTTTAACCGTAACCTGCGTGTGTCTGAGATTATTGGTCAGGTCTGGCGCGCGGCGAAGATTATCGGTGCGCAGAAGAAAACCGGCGTGCGCCCTATCACCAACGTGGTGATGATGGGCATGGGCGAACCGCTGCTGAACCTGAACAACGTGGTTCCGGCAATGGAAATCATGCTCGACGACTTTGGCTTTGGCTTGTCCAAACGTCGCGTAACGCTTTCCACCTCTGGTGTGGTACCCGCGCTGGACAAGCTCGGGGATATGATCGACGTCGCGCTGGCTATTTCCCTGCACGCGCCGACCGATGATATTCGCGATGAAATCATGCCGATCAACAAAAAGTACAACATCGAAACCTTCCTGGCGGCCGTTCGTCGTTACCTGGAGAAATCCAACGCCAACCAGGGCCGCGTTACGGTGGAATACGTTCTGTTGGATCACGTCAACGACGGCACAGAGCACGCGCATCAACTGGCCGAATGCCTGAAAGATACGCCATGCAAAATCAATCTGATTCCATGGAACCCGTTCCCGGGTGCGCCTTATGGCCGTAGCTCCAACAGCCGTATCGATCGCTTCTCTAAAGTTCTGATGAGCTATGGTTTTACTACCATTGTTCGTAAGACTCGCGGTGACGATATCGATGCTGCATGTGGTCAGCTGGCAGGTGAAGTGATTGACCGCACCAAGCGTACTATGCGTAAACGTATGCAGGGTGAACCTATTGCCGTGAAGGCCGTCTGA
- the ndk gene encoding nucleoside-diphosphate kinase, whose translation MAIERTFSIIKPNAVAKNVIGNIYARFESAGFKIVGAKMLHLTVEQARGFYAEHDGKPFFDGLVEFMTSGPIVVSVLESENAVQRHRDLLGATNPANALAGTLRADYADSFTENGTHGSDSVESAAREIAYFFGEGEVCPRTR comes from the coding sequence ATGGCTATTGAACGTACTTTTTCCATCATCAAACCAAACGCGGTGGCAAAAAACGTTATTGGTAACATTTATGCTCGTTTTGAATCTGCAGGGTTTAAAATCGTTGGCGCAAAAATGCTGCACCTGACCGTTGAGCAGGCTCGTGGTTTCTACGCTGAGCACGACGGTAAGCCGTTCTTCGACGGTCTGGTTGAGTTCATGACTTCTGGCCCAATCGTTGTTTCTGTGCTGGAAAGCGAAAACGCAGTACAGCGTCACCGCGACCTGCTGGGCGCAACTAACCCGGCTAACGCACTGGCTGGTACTCTGCGTGCAGACTACGCGGACAGCTTCACCGAAAACGGCACCCACGGTTCTGATTCCGTAGAATCCGCAGCCCGTGAAATCGCCTACTTCTTCGGCGAAGGGGAAGTGTGCCCACGCACACGCTAA